In Candidatus Methylomirabilota bacterium, the following proteins share a genomic window:
- a CDS encoding LLM class flavin-dependent oxidoreductase, producing the protein MTSFGASLSLHPPQEQFGLVRRVEALGFDSVWCGDHVSFNLPLYESLTLLASYAGITTRIRLGTAVYLLALRPPAVAAKVTATLDVLSGGRLIFGVGVGGENPKEFEACGVPHRERGARVSEAIDVVRAFWRDTPATFKGRFTQFENVSIDPKPVQKPGPPIWVGGRSDAALARAGRQGDGWVSYVVTPERYTQSLAKIHAAAAAHGRALDGFVTAHLAFITVGRDHERARAAWVTRLSRRYAQDFAPLADKYGVIGTPEQCAAQIERFRAAGCTYFLLNPICEPSEEREQLEMIAAEILPRFRPR; encoded by the coding sequence GTGACCTCGTTCGGCGCCTCCCTGTCGCTCCACCCTCCCCAGGAGCAGTTCGGGCTGGTGCGCCGCGTGGAGGCCCTCGGGTTCGACTCGGTGTGGTGCGGCGATCACGTATCCTTCAACCTGCCGCTCTACGAGTCGCTCACCCTGCTGGCGTCGTACGCCGGCATCACCACCCGCATCAGGCTCGGCACCGCGGTCTATCTGCTCGCGCTGCGCCCGCCGGCGGTCGCCGCCAAGGTCACCGCCACGCTCGACGTGCTCTCGGGCGGCCGGCTGATCTTCGGCGTCGGGGTGGGCGGCGAGAACCCCAAGGAATTCGAGGCCTGCGGCGTGCCGCACCGGGAGCGGGGCGCGCGCGTCTCCGAGGCGATCGACGTCGTGCGCGCTTTCTGGCGTGACACGCCGGCGACCTTCAAAGGGCGCTTCACCCAGTTCGAGAACGTCTCGATCGATCCCAAGCCCGTGCAGAAGCCCGGCCCGCCCATCTGGGTCGGCGGCCGCTCGGACGCGGCGCTGGCGCGCGCCGGCCGGCAGGGCGACGGCTGGGTCTCTTACGTCGTGACGCCCGAGCGCTACACGCAGAGCCTGGCCAAGATCCACGCCGCCGCCGCTGCGCACGGCCGCGCCCTCGACGGCTTCGTCACCGCGCACCTGGCCTTCATCACGGTGGGGCGCGACCACGAGCGCGCGCGGGCGGCGTGGGTGACCCGCCTCAGCCGGCGCTACGCCCAGGACTTCGCCCCGCTCGCCGACAAGTACGGCGTCATCGGCACGCCCGAGCAGTGCGCCGCCCAGATCGAGCGGTTCCGCGCCGCCGGCTGCACGTACTTCCTGCTCAACCCGATCTGCGAGCCCTCCGAGGAGCGCGAGCAGCTGGAGATGATCGCGGCGGAGATCCTGCCCCGCTTCCGCCCGCGCTGA
- the rhaD gene encoding bifunctional rhamnulose-1-phosphate aldolase/short-chain dehydrogenase yields the protein MRSRWNDAEARDLAPLDLLVYASRLIGAETSLVVWGGGNTSIKTVERDHRGHDVDALRVKGSGSDLKSIQPKDFPGVRMDDIRALLGREDMGDQEMVDYLARGLMDIGGPRPSIETLLHGFLPAFAVLHTHADAIVSLTNNDRCREVLTGVYGKDVIALAYRRPGFRISKEVADAIAEHPEPKAVVLERHGTITWGATVREAYEATIELITRAEEAIAERKQGRTLFGGPRVPVLAPLRRREVALAVAPRLRGLLSRHRRAIVTFDDTPTVAEFVSSVDAPALSQVGPATPDHTIYTKRLPCAVRLDETGDAGAVTEAIERSLAEFERDYTRYFEEHRFEGAQLTDPLPRIVLVPGLGMFTAGRDRRTAGIVRDMYHHTIDVIGHASAFGRYVSLTARDAFDVEYWPLELYKLTLAPPEKELARRIALVTGGASGIGRAVARRLAAEGTHVVVGDVDEAGARKTAEEITAAAGSGRARGLMMDVTSEASVRTAFEAAALEYGGLDILVSNAGIAHSAPVAEMALADWERSFAVNATGHFLVAREAMRILIRQGLGGALVFVATKNVMAPGKDFAAYSAAKAAEAQLAKVLALEGAPYRIRSNIVHPDAVFQDSRLWSDEVRRQRAAAQSIAVDQLEDFYRQRNLLGVRILPEDVAEAVLFLASDRSAKTTGCSITVDGGVREAFPR from the coding sequence CGCTCTCGCTGGAACGACGCCGAGGCCCGAGACCTCGCCCCGCTCGACCTGCTCGTCTACGCCTCCCGCCTGATCGGCGCCGAGACCTCGCTGGTCGTCTGGGGCGGCGGGAACACCTCGATCAAGACGGTCGAGCGTGATCATCGCGGCCACGACGTCGACGCGCTGCGGGTCAAGGGCAGCGGCTCGGACCTCAAATCGATCCAGCCCAAAGACTTCCCCGGCGTCCGCATGGACGACATCCGCGCGCTGCTGGGTCGCGAGGACATGGGCGACCAGGAGATGGTGGACTACCTGGCGCGCGGATTGATGGATATCGGCGGTCCCCGGCCGTCGATCGAGACCCTGCTCCACGGCTTCCTGCCCGCGTTCGCCGTCCTCCACACCCACGCCGACGCGATCGTGTCGCTCACCAACAACGACCGCTGCCGCGAGGTGCTGACCGGCGTCTACGGCAAGGACGTCATCGCGCTCGCGTATCGCCGGCCCGGCTTCCGCATCTCCAAGGAGGTGGCCGACGCGATCGCCGAGCACCCGGAGCCCAAGGCGGTCGTCCTGGAGCGCCACGGCACCATCACCTGGGGAGCGACGGTCCGGGAGGCCTACGAGGCCACGATCGAGCTGATCACGCGCGCCGAGGAGGCGATCGCCGAGCGGAAGCAGGGACGCACGCTCTTCGGGGGTCCGCGGGTGCCGGTGCTGGCGCCTCTGCGGCGGCGCGAGGTCGCGCTGGCGGTGGCGCCGCGCCTCCGCGGTCTGCTGAGCCGCCACCGCCGGGCGATCGTGACGTTCGACGACACGCCGACAGTCGCGGAGTTCGTCTCGTCCGTCGACGCGCCCGCGCTGTCGCAGGTGGGGCCGGCGACGCCCGACCACACCATCTACACCAAGCGACTGCCGTGCGCGGTGAGACTCGACGAGACCGGCGACGCCGGCGCCGTCACCGAGGCGATCGAGCGGAGCCTCGCCGAGTTCGAGCGGGACTACACGCGCTACTTCGAGGAGCACCGGTTCGAGGGCGCCCAGCTCACCGATCCGCTTCCGCGCATCGTGCTCGTGCCCGGTCTGGGGATGTTCACGGCCGGACGGGACCGCCGCACGGCCGGGATCGTGCGCGACATGTATCACCACACCATCGACGTCATCGGCCACGCCTCCGCCTTCGGCCGCTACGTGTCGCTCACGGCCCGGGACGCCTTCGACGTCGAGTACTGGCCGCTCGAGCTCTACAAGCTGACGCTGGCTCCGCCCGAGAAGGAGCTGGCGCGCCGCATCGCGCTGGTGACCGGCGGCGCCTCCGGCATCGGCCGCGCCGTCGCCCGCCGCCTGGCGGCGGAAGGGACGCACGTCGTCGTGGGCGACGTGGACGAGGCCGGCGCGCGGAAGACGGCCGAAGAGATCACGGCGGCCGCCGGAAGCGGGCGCGCCCGGGGCCTCATGATGGACGTGACCAGCGAGGCCTCGGTGCGCACGGCCTTCGAGGCGGCCGCGCTCGAATACGGCGGGCTCGACATCCTCGTCTCCAACGCGGGCATCGCCCACTCGGCGCCGGTGGCGGAGATGGCGTTGGCCGACTGGGAGCGGTCGTTCGCCGTGAACGCGACCGGACATTTCCTGGTGGCGCGGGAGGCGATGCGGATCCTGATCCGTCAGGGACTGGGCGGCGCGCTGGTTTTCGTGGCCACCAAGAACGTGATGGCGCCCGGCAAGGACTTCGCCGCCTACTCGGCGGCGAAGGCGGCCGAGGCTCAGCTGGCCAAGGTGCTCGCCCTGGAGGGCGCCCCCTACCGCATCCGCTCGAACATCGTGCACCCTGACGCCGTCTTCCAGGACTCGCGCCTCTGGTCGGACGAGGTGCGGCGCCAGCGGGCGGCCGCCCAGAGCATCGCCGTCGACCAGCTCGAGGACTTCTATCGCCAGCGCAACCTGCTGGGCGTGAGGATCCTGCCCGAGGACGTCGCCGAGGCGGTGCTGTTCCTCGCCTCCGACCGCTCGGCCAAGACGACCGGCTGCTCGATCACGGTGGACGGCGGGGTCCGCGAGGCCTTCCCCCGGTGA